The genomic region CATGGTTAGGGCCttttaatttcaagaaaaatgttaagcATTTCttctaaattcacttcaaattgGGGGAAAGAATTTAATAACTGGACGAGGCTACACCATCCATGCAACAATTAATGTATCGGTATCTAGTATTGGGGAGggcaaatattaaatttttaggTGGCTCGCAGGGTTACAAAAATTGAGTTAATTTCCATCTAGAAACAAAAAATGCGAGTTCcatgataaatataaaaattaggAGGGAAAAATTCCATGTGTTCTCAGGAAAAACTTGTCGCATATGGAGTTTTGCATGAGGCCGGGGTCTTAAGGCAGTGTCCAGATGTGGAATTCCTTTCAGGAAACCTTAGTGTCCAGTTTGGGGATATGGAATTAACACAATCATCTACagggtgacaggacaaaatccccccggacaaaattcccccggacaaaatccccccagacaaaccccccccccggacaaacCCCCCgagccaaaatccccctggacaaaTCCCCCCAAGCCAAAATCCCcccaggacaaaatccccccatgctataaaaaatcccatcaattctttacaaaaatgcgtcATCCCGGTCCCCCGGTCCCCCTGGCATCCCCGGTCCCCGGTACCGTCATCCGGTACCATCAACTGGTACTGTCATCCAGTACTTCCACCAGTTcccccaccggtacccccactggtactctcagtggtactctcagtggttccgGGACCAGTACCCCGACCATACCCCAACCGGTACCCTAATAGTtagcctgacagttacccccaccggtacccccactggtactctcagtggtacccGGCCccactggtactctcagtggttcccggaccagtaccCGACCAGAACCCCGACCATACCCCAACGGGTACCCTAATAATTAGCCTGACAGTTACACCCACCGGTACCTCCACCGGTGcccccactggtactctcagtggtacccccactggtactctcaATGGCTCCCTGACCAGTACCACGGCCCGTACCCCGGccggtatcccaactggtatcctgaaaggcaccctgacacgtacccttactagtactggtacaatgACCAGTACTTTAACAAGTACCTTGACCAGTTACATGAACAGTACCatgaccggtaccctcacaggtacggaggtaccctaacaggagccctcacagttacGCTCACCAGTACCCTCActggtaccctgaccagtcccctgaccggtaccctaaccagtgcaatgacccatgccttgactgtcacacctgggccatccctggttgttgcaggcaggctttgtatgggtcagggggatattgtctcggggggggggggatcttgTCTGGGGGGTTTTTGGTTTGGGGGGATTTTGGCCAGGGGATTTTGTCCtgggggggattttgtcctagaacccaTCTACAGGTCATTATTTTTGTACACTgtattcagtttttttttttttaaagtaaatgcACACAGACAACTATTTATAGTTCATATGCACAGTTATATCTTTGCTGCAACAGCAATTTATTTAGCAGTTCTCCACAATTTCAGTTAAAATCTTCATATTCCTCAGCTTTTTACAGGTTGGTTCCCACAGTGACATACATGTAAGTAATGCCcttgtacatacatatagtaatatatgGACGTGTCGTTGTCATATGCGCGGTGATGTTTTGAATATCCTAACATGGCCGCTGAACAACTTCCGGTGACTTCACGGCTCGCTATACCGTACGCGCAGCCTATCCagttagtgtagatcagtggatTACACGTACGGGAATTCGCAGTAAACTTCATTGCGATTGGTCCAAGATGCTACAAAAGTTATCATGGGTGTGATATAGACAAATCCTACATGATATAAGGTAAGGTGAGGCCGATTTCATTTAAACTTACGGCTACTTTTACACTACATTATGTTTGAACGAATCGAAAAATCGCACTAATACTATgcatattagatcctcctgcaagcaggaactcgcgaagatgccatcattggcttatcaaagccgcaagctgaccgaagtcagtctcttacattcatattttaacgtccatgattatgaattgttaattgtcaacaactctgtaactggacgacatacattaatctgggagtgactcgagccggggaccttatgattgaaatgcATCGGCGTTAtacactgagctaacactccaaaaaTACTTTCATGATATGAATGGGATCGGAAATCATTACATTTTGGCTTAAAGTACGTAGTCAGTGTAggtcccaaattatagcacgctataattgctagaaattttcaaaaagtactttcctggacaACTATAcgtagcacgctatcatggaaaagtttcttgaaattacgtaatcgacctgcctagGTCGTAATATGACCTCTTTTTACttattagtctgcaacgcctgccacatatttcttcttgtatgagggtctttgtgtgaacgctgtaggattaactacactgtagacatgaacattcCACACAGTGTTAACACGAAGAGCCAAATGgcgttaagaagctatgcaggctaattgtagagcctgaggtcgatttacgaccgtggcaggtcgatcacgtaatcacaaaactttcctagctatagctgcgtgctataatttgagccaataaagcagataaagatctgctttattggctcaaATTATACaccatttcacaattttaattttaattgtatcCGGCCGATGATCTGACCAGACCCATCTACATTATAATTAATCGGCTTCCTTGTCCCTTTTGCAAATTAATTTTTATGGGGCTTAGATAAAAACTTGTGATATCATTTCCATCAGCTTAGTAAGCTAGCTACCGTGTTTACACACACAATATAATGCACAACACAGAAAAGACTGCAGTATATTCCATGATCTTAAATGTTTGCATGGAAGTACGGTCATACATATATCACCACTGACGGTGTTGTCTTGCAACCCTCATCTCTCCAATACTACCGAGTGGTGATTGCTTAATTATAATGTTTTTCGTCCAATTATTCTTTTCCTGTAATATTCCAAGCATAATAACAAAGTACAAGTTGCGACCAAGTTCATACAAGTTATCCGTACGTATCCTCTCGCCGAAAGCGGAAGTACATTGTTTACCGTCTCCTAGCAAAATTATCGTCTTGATTGGTCTGGCCTGGTTTTGCAGCGATTACGATTGGAACCTGTACGTATAAGAGATATAGTGGATTCTAGTTTCTTGAACGTATTGACATTTACACGTATTGACGTTTGTGTGCAATACTGGGAAACACTTGCTGTATAACCTACAAGTACAAGGCCTAAATTAGTAATAATACAACTGCAAATGTtgagtagcctaggcctaagctagtaCTACTACCAAGTACCATTAGTTACCACTACACCCCTTCCACCATGGGATTAACGCTAAGGCTAGTACTTCCTACATATTAGTACTGTAGGTTAGGCGTACCAATGGCCATTGCCAACAGTTAATAAACGACCTAGGCCTAGCCCATCTAAGTTCTTACAATCATAGctcaaaaaatatattatgcTGTTGCTTTCAACTGGATATTCAATAGCCTAGTCAAACTATCGGGTAAAACAGCCTACCTGAACCAACTAATGTCCGCAATTGATATCACTTCAGTTACATTGAAGAATATTGAAGAACCAACAAGAGACGGCAGGATATAAACATGGCATCAGAGAGAGATGTGGCCAGGAGCAAAGCAGCCCGGCTCTTGAAAAGACATGGTAGTGCTTCCTCGTTGATGAGTGGAAGTGAGATAGGCGTCAGATATAAACCCCCTGGGTAAATATGGTTATTACAGTGCTatattttattgacattttcaTCCAGAAATTTAATGCAGTGTGTGCTTTCTTGATATGTTTTCTGCCATATGATTTGCAATGAATAAATCAATGACAGACACAGACATGTACAGTGGCAACTTATGGAGTTCATTGGCTCTGCTGTGCAATGCAACTGTGTATTATGTCACCGTTTCTTCAATTTCTGCTACAACGAACTGTGAACATCTGTATTGATATGTCACGCACCTTTACAGTTTGGTCTAACAAACAGTTCAAGACATATATGTTATGACTAATATGGgacaatttacttttttttgctTAAGACATCCATGAAATAATATCGCCGGCTATTTGCATAAATATACGGTCATGCCAAACCATTTTAAATGTGAGAAATTTAGGTGCAAAACTTAAACAAGGGGACATAATGACCTAGTCTTTTCCTAAGTTTAGGATATCGTCTATGGTTTATCAAATACTTTTAATCATAGGTCAATAATGAGCACAATCTCTTACATGGACGAGCCGAGGGAATCCAGAATAGAGCCTCCAGTGTCATTCGAACCGACCTACCAACTTGGACCAGAAAAGCACTTCCCTGTGACTGCtgtgaaaagtatcttaaaggATGTAGTGGGGAGGCATCTAGATAACAGACAGTATGAGCCAGAGTTCTGTAAAGAGACTACCAAGGCTATATCTGAGGTAATTCTGATTCAGAGTACCTTGAAGGTCCCTGGAAtactttccttttttctctGACAAATGCTGACAAATTAACAGCTATTGGTCATTACAGGAATGACAGCAATATAATTCAATTCTTTATCTAATTTGCATAGAATTGCCTAACTGATATTTTTTAAGGACGGACTAAAAATTTAGCCTACTGTTAATCTGCacacaataataaaaatgtaccaAGACTAAAAAATCTGGCTCTCAAATTCTTGTCCTGCTATTCAGACATTTAAATGTTAGAATGAATTTCTTATTATGCAGGATGTGAAGTCTCGGGTGAAACTCATGAAACTCGGCAGATACAAGATAATTTGCTTGGTTCATATCGGACAGCTCAAAGATCAAGGTCTCCACGTCACCAGCAGGTGTTTATGGGATGCCGATTCAGACAACTCATCGTCCTTTGAATATCGAAACAGCACCCTCTTTGCAGTAGCCACTGTCTTTGGCATCTACCATGAGTAACTTCTAAGTTGGCCCTTTTTGATAGCTTCAGTTGGTgtaacttatatattttttatattttcgtgatcttattcttattctgctCGCTTTAACAAAgatgtgatgtgatgtttgttataaatatttgtgATCTTACAGCAGTTAATGTGCAAGTTATCACCTTGATTATCTGGCTATGAAGAATTTGTTGCTAGGATTGACAAGTACAGTTTCCAATATCTGCCGAAAAGAGCGTCAATGTCAATTGCCTAGACAAACTCCAATTGGgctaccatatatatattttttatatttttgtgatGTTATTTATTCTGCTTTATTATTGATGTGACGTTTGATATAACCTATGTGTGACCTCTTCGCAACTTAAGTAACACTTAATCACCTTGAATCCGTAACCATGAAGAAACTGTACCTAGGAATGATAAGTTTACTTTTAAAATTGCCTTTCAGAAAAGCTCCACCGAGAGTAgcattatatatttttgattttaATGTGATGTTATTTCTATGTTATTAATACAGATTTGTGATGTGGCATTTGATGTAACCTATATGTGCAACTAAGAAACAATTTATCACCTTCATCTTTTGGCAAATGAAGGATTTTGATGTGGGAATCAAAGGTATAGTTTTCAATGTGtgctggaaaaaaaatcaacttgtGTTAATAGTTTTTGAGGCTTATTTTCTGTGTGCTTGGATACTAGTATTGAATAACATATTATTCTTCATGATTAGAAATAATTAGAATAATGAGAAATCATGTCAGGGCTACTCGTTAGCTGTGATTCTGACTAATTGAACTTGTATTCTTGTGAATCATATCTTCATCATGTTCTTAAATGGATTGAAAACAGTTGTATGCCGAGGTTTCTCTTTCTTAAAAAGTCTCGGAAAGATCCATTAGCGTGCAAAACATTTGACAATCATATGAACATTAATTTCATCCTATGAAGTTTTTCAAAGCTCTTGTTATGCCTATTGAACAATTCATATGATAAATTTTGCAAAACTTGCTAGTGTCTTGAAACAGGAATGTTGTTGATTATTGATATTGCATAAGGTGGTCAAGTTTACACTGCATATGCATGAGccatttctatttgtttcatGAACTCTTAAATATTGCAACTCATTAAGCTTAATGATTATTGTGGTTATCAATTAGTAAGaatgtgttgtttttttcaaagaaCTATCATTCTCTGAGGTATTTCGtcaatttgtgttttttattgtttttttaatcGTTCATCGTGGTTTTTTGAGATATGTTCGACTTCACTTTAATAAATTGGCCAAATAATTACATAAGAATGCTAATGATTGGAGGTCAATTCATGTGGTTAATGACGAgactttgtttcatttttgtctcGGACATTTGCCTAAATTTaacatttgccaaaaaattttaaaaacaattttggCATGCTTACATATGGGGCCAGCACTGAAGACGTTCCATTAAACTTGTTATGACAAGTTTAGGGTAAATACTTTTGTAATTTGACATGCTGTTAGTATTGCCATCCTCTTCAGGAATTTGTTAACACTTAGAATGGAAAGTTTGCTCTTGTTGTAGTACGGTTTCTTGGATCTTAAAAACTTACAAAACCGAAATGTGTgcttatttcatattttaacgaCAGCTGATATTGCTTCTGTGCCTTATGCTTTAGTATTCCTTTATTTATGaggtgttttgtttttgtattaatttatcAGTATTTTCCTTCCAAATTTAGTTATTAACCTGTCTATTCAACTCAAATGTTGAGTGCAATACTTTTGCTAACCATCTCAAGCAAATGTTTATTCTTGATTAATTGTTCTTCATTGTAGTGCTCTGATATTTGTGGGTATTTAGTGATGCTTTTTACACAAAAATCATGACAtcacaaattaatttttttttcaacattggGATATACCATCCAGTTTGTTATCTGCCTTTGGATATCTGTAACCAAAGTAGAACGCATGATTGCCTCCCACAttgtacgggggggggggggggggacgataGAGAGACTTGGGAATGGGAGAGGAGGAGAAGATAAAGGGACAGATCCTACCTCCTAGATTCTTCTGGGTCGTAGAGGAACCGCTCTGAGTTGAAGAAACTTCCACACAGTGGATAAGATATTGACAAAGCTAAGGAGATTGTTCTTGCAAGTTACCAATGTGGCTGTCTGACCAGGGACACAGTCTGTAGAATGTAGGTCTGTTCTCCGGTCTGTTTACTGGTTTGCGCTGGGTGGTAAGAAATTTGATCTAGTCACCCGCCCTTTGCTTTATTAAAGGACTAAGTATTCCCTTTTCAGCTTCAGCGGGCCGATAGTACTTTAGTAACATAAAAGTTGTTAGGTTTTTAACTAACCTCAGCAAAGTGTCAGCAGGGGTGGGTAAGGTGGGGGGTGGTGATAAAATCGAATGCAAACCCAAGTACCCAACCATCTTATTTGTAGAGATGCTTGTGATGAATAGTTGTGCCAGACAGATAAGATTAGCATAACTAAATATCACAGTTTAAGGTTTCTAAGAGTTCTATTTGATGGCATAGAGGTGGAGTTCTGTCTATTTTGAGAATCCACTTGCTGATCAAGGGAATGAATTGTAGACAGTTTAAGACTACATAAATCTTGAATGCATCATTGATTTTGGTCTCCGAATGTGAAACGAAATTTCTCGTTTGAACAATTCAATGTTCTTGAAAGCGCcatcatattatatcatatttttacaGATTGACCTTTGAGAAATAATAAAGAAGGAATTTGAAggaaaagttaaaacaaaaacagaatgaataaagaaatgaaagcaattgcaaaattatgttttttttttatgtattttttttttatatatcatgCTTTCTCCCAACATTTTCAGTTCCGTATTATTCCACAAAAGCCACAAACAAAGCTTGTATCATACTTTGACCATGGAATGAGAATACTTCCCATGATTTGACCACTACGTAAACTTACTAATGGATGAGATCACCAAGCCCGATGTACACATTGCATATATACAACCCAAAACACCTTTTTAAATAAGTTCAAACAAATATACCaccaataaacaaaaacaaatatgcatatataacaAAGAGAAATGAATATACATCAGCTTATAAAATAGAGGAGAAAAACAAGGCGACAATAGGACTCACAGTTGGGTCTTGTCTTGTACCCATTTGTTACGTTTATAATGTATAGCTAGCACCATTTTTGCTGGTAAGGATATTGGAATGATAGTTAACTTTTGAAGttgacttatgaatatttataaagtcgacttatgaatatttatgaactCTCCCTGACAAGAGCCAAATGTCACTACTAACTACCCCTGCTGTGATTGCATAACAAATCACAATGGACATCTACAGTGTTACAGTATATTTATGTGTGGGCTTTAGTCTCAAACTGATCTAACACAAATTAACAAAGCCGAGTTGTAGTTGCAACCTAACCTGCTCGGCCTAACATAATGGactataaccaaaaaaaaaattattactccATCCGAGGTCAAGTATGTCTTGCCCAGCAGGTACACTTTATTGACAATATATATTTGCTCTTTAACAAAGCTTTTTGAGTAGGAGAAATGTGTTAACATTTACTATGTAGAGTAACTAAAAATTCAATGGTGGAGTGTTGAAGTCATCATTTTAGTGTTCCATATTGCGGAACACTAATATTATGACCTTGGCATGTGATTTAGTGTTGAGTATCTTGGTGAAGTGATATCAGAATCCAGGGACTTAGTATACCCTCTAGTACATCGATATCGTCATCCTGTGGATTCGGTCAGTTCCAATAAAAAGGGCTCACTGTATAATATATGTCATCATATATCTTATATGGTATAGTACGGTGCCAGGGACTGGTAGAATTTGAGATGTGTGCTATGATTCAAGAATGACTGTCAAAAATGCCTGTGTTTCTGTAAAACATTCTCTAAGAACAGGCAAAGTTTTTGTCTTTTAGTAATTTCTTATTATCAAATTTAGATAATTCTGGGcttttttcacaaaatttgggATTGATCAGTGACAGTACACTAATTCCTTGGGGACGTCTTATCGCCTTGGTGTATAGTCCACTGATATCAGAATCCTGTTATGTCATTTGACAAGTGATTTCCTGACCCTGGTGAAGTGACTTGATGTTAcaaatagaacaccaatatcaGTAAATTCTGTAAAGTCATAGCGGTGTTGCAGATTCTCAAATACTTTAGAGCAAGGTAAACACTACCTATTGTTGAATTATATCATGTACTAAACTTAACTGATATGTtaactagatatatatatacatacatacatgtaaataaATGGCAGGACTAACTTTGAAccaatgaaacaaaattctgGATGAAATAATATCAATTTCACCCTCCCCTTCGCATCTTCCATTTCTGAAGGATGAGAATAAATCACCATTGATGATGAAACTGCCTTTACAACatctacaaaaacaaaagagaataaTTGCTATGGAAACAAGAGACATCTAAAAGCTTGTCATAATGTACCAACAGCAGAACCATGCAAAATTTGATAAACCTCTTGTGAATTCAcacaatatgaaatatataaatgaaggCAAGCAACAAAACAAAGTAGACAAAAGATGTCAGTGAAATTTCTCTAAAcaatggaaaacaacaaaagatTTATTGTTTTAGAGTCATATCACGTTAAATGACAGCATGCATATATACAATGAAAGCTTTTCAATTATACTTATTTagtatgaagtatatatatatatatatatatggtactgTAACTTTATATACTGCTGCTCAAAAAATACCCAGTTAAATTACCATCAtacaattttaaccaaaaatCCAGTTGTTTTCATATACTTCATATACAAGTTCAAACAACTTTCATATTCATGgagaaaaatgaataatatgaataattttaCAGTAAAAATATCGAGCAGTAATAAACTGCTAGCGATAAGCTAAACGATGGCTTTCAACTTTTATGTTACATTCACATCAAAATAGTGACTTGCAaataaacagacaaaacaataaaaaaaaatggcaatagttataaatatccaatttttTTTGCAATGTGGAATCCATTCCTACTTGCAAATGACAAatgatagagagagaaaaaaaaatgctaacAGCTCTTAAAGAACAAAACATGAGCACAGAAAcacaaatttgcatttttaattttttccacATGTGTGGAAAACAGTGAAATAAAACTTGCTTTAATATTGAAATCTCACATTTAGTAGTTTCTATGGTACAGACTGTACTAACGAGAGATTAACCGTACAAAAAAGTTACAAATATCCTGAATAGGAAAGACTATGACATTGATGATGATAACAACTATGAAGTAGTATATGTTGATAAAGATCacggaaacaaaacaaaaaatatgtacCTTTCCAAGgttagttttcttttttatttcaaaatgactGTTATATAATTTTTCTGAAATAATAAAGTTGATAAAGTActctttttctaatttttttttttcatttcccttTATTCCCATGATTCTTAGGACCATTCATGCCTCATCTCTCACAAAATTTAACCTTCACCAGAGCAAGTATTGGTGTTACTTCCGTAACAACTAGATCTGACCCCTTTCGACAGAACCACACTCTGAGAATGCTTACCAACAAGAACTTGATGACCATACAGCCTTTACTGAAACATGAAATGGACTTCATAGTATGTTAGTATACACCGAGAAGTAAAAATAACGCCCTGCCTGCTGTAGGGAGGAGGAAGTCCGAATTAACAGCCCAAATTTCAACCTGTACGACGTTTTCTGTGTCCCACAAATCAAAATGTACCTCCATCCCCATAAACCAAAGTTACATGTGAGAAAAAAGCGGCAAAAATAAAGCCAGATACAATTTGCAGTTTTACTCTTCAAAGTTGATGGTAGTTCTGAAACCCTTTAAGCCTTCCTTTACCCTTGCATTCCTTTCTATATTTTGTTACTAATCACAAAAATTAAAAGCCTCTTTTCACCCAACAACACAACAACAATTTTACTAGTTCTTATGACTACAAGACAAACAAATCATACCTCAGAGGATAACATTAAAAGTAAACAGTGCAATACTAAATATATTTTTCATGAAAACCaagtttaaatgatttttacctcctattcatgaaaaaaaaaagagagagaaatgttggaatatatatatacaaagatgAAACATTGGATGTCTGCTATGGATACACCACAACATATCCTGATGATTAATTCAAATCTATAAGTTTagaaaaaggaacaaaagaCATGAAAAGGGGCCTTTTCCCTCAGTTCAAGGTTTCTTTGAAGACTATAACAGGAAGTGTGCATGTGGAAGATTTGAAGCAATCATTTCATTGACTAtgtacaaaaagaaaacatcaagtCTTACagctttgaatattcatatatgattAGAGTATTTTCTGTAACAAATGAACCTGCTAAAGTAAGCTGGGTGCCAACACCTTGAAAGCAGGAATTATATCCTATGGCAAGCAAGATTCTCATCTTAAGGCTGTTAGAGCAAACTTGAATTATGAATATGGCAAGCTCAATTACtaaatattggggggagggggggggggggaataagcTCTTTGCACAAATGGCAGGCCAAAGAAAAGATTTGGTCATGTTGTTACAAAATTGGTGGCAGCCTTCATAAATAAAGTATCAACTCAGTACTTAACATGGTTTCATTGTAATTAATTTGCAACAGCGCCCACACCTTTGCTGAACCTCTATCATATTGGGATACACTGTTTGAGTGGGGTTGTACCAGATCACATGGAGTGTTTGAACTGGTCAACtatgatttcaaaatataaaacagCTACCCCAGTATTTCAGTATAGACATGAAATTTCAGTTATGTGAGCCTCAGtaactttgaaatttaaataaatgttagCACTTCCATAGAGCTTACACAAGCATAGATACTTGATGCAATCTTTATGTTGTGGAGAGGTCTACTGTACATTTCCATATAGATTGTACACCACCTTCAAGGTAttaattcagtataccttgaattGAGAATTAAGAGTTGCATCCATGATAGCAAGGTCCATGCTAGGATAtaaagggtgtgtgtgtgtgttggggggatACCCTCTTTTAGTTTCAGCCtcacacaaaaattcaaaagcATAGATTACCACAACCATGCAGTCCGCTTCTTTACAAGATCCTGCGGCCACATCTGTAGTTCTGATATATAGTACTTAATAACAGATTAGACCTGGGTCAAGTCAATCA from Apostichopus japonicus isolate 1M-3 chromosome 2, ASM3797524v1, whole genome shotgun sequence harbors:
- the LOC139974851 gene encoding dynein light chain Tctex-type 5-B-like; its protein translation is MASERDVARSKAARLLKRHGSASSLMSGSEIGVRYKPPGSIMSTISYMDEPRESRIEPPVSFEPTYQLGPEKHFPVTAVKSILKDVVGRHLDNRQYEPEFCKETTKAISEDVKSRVKLMKLGRYKIICLVHIGQLKDQGLHVTSRCLWDADSDNSSSFEYRNSTLFAVATVFGIYHE